Proteins encoded in a region of the Frondihabitans sp. 762G35 genome:
- a CDS encoding putative quinol monooxygenase, with product MSDLDVVAVITAKPGQEETVRAALEALVAPTRAEEGCLAYSLSVSQADPTVFVTVERWRSQADLDAHVDSPHLKAALVAAGEALAVAPAIHPLTPVA from the coding sequence GTGTCCGATCTCGACGTCGTCGCCGTCATCACCGCCAAGCCCGGCCAGGAGGAGACGGTCCGAGCCGCCCTCGAAGCGCTGGTCGCACCGACCCGGGCGGAGGAGGGCTGCCTCGCCTACTCGCTCTCCGTCTCGCAGGCCGACCCCACCGTCTTCGTCACCGTCGAGCGCTGGCGCTCGCAGGCCGACCTCGACGCTCACGTCGACTCCCCGCACCTGAAGGCGGCTCTCGTCGCCGCGGGGGAGGCCCTCGCCGTCGCTCCGGCGATCCACCCGCTGACACCCGTCGCCTGA
- the moaC gene encoding cyclic pyranopterin monophosphate synthase MoaC translates to MTDLDPVAASGDLTHLRSDGSAHMVDVTGKAETTRTATAQAVLRTRADVVSRIADGTLPKGEALGTARIAGIMAAKQTSTLIPLCHPLPIGSVTVDFETAPESVRVTATVSTRGVTGVEMEALTAATVAALTLYDMIKAVDKLAVIEAVQVLEKSGGKSGDWSR, encoded by the coding sequence ATGACTGACCTCGATCCGGTCGCCGCCTCGGGCGACCTCACCCACCTCCGCTCCGACGGCAGCGCCCACATGGTCGACGTGACCGGCAAGGCCGAGACCACGCGCACCGCTACGGCCCAGGCCGTGCTCCGCACTCGGGCCGACGTCGTCTCGCGCATCGCCGACGGCACGCTCCCCAAGGGCGAGGCGCTCGGCACCGCCCGCATCGCCGGCATCATGGCCGCGAAGCAGACCTCGACGCTCATTCCGCTCTGCCACCCGCTGCCCATCGGGTCGGTCACGGTCGACTTCGAGACCGCGCCCGAGTCGGTGCGCGTCACGGCGACCGTGTCCACCCGGGGTGTGACCGGGGTCGAGATGGAGGCCCTGACGGCCGCCACCGTCGCCGCGCTCACCCTCTACGACATGATCAAGGCGGTCGACAAGCTGGCCGTCATCGAGGCCGTCCAGGTGCTCGAGAAGAGCGGCGGGAAGAGCGGAGACTGGTCGCGATGA
- a CDS encoding ABC-F family ATP-binding cassette domain-containing protein, giving the protein MAHLLGAEALHLEFPTRVIFEGVTLGIDEGSRIGVVGRNGDGKSTLMSLLAGRLEPDSGRVTRRRGITMGVLDQRDILPLDAIVSDVIVGGREEHEWAGDSRIRDVISGLATDIPWESTIGDLSGGQRRRVALAALLVGEWDVLFLDEPTNHLDVEGVAWLAQHLKRRWSPNQGALVVVTHDRWFLDEVSTDTWEVHDGIVEPFEGGYAAYVLQRVERDRSALVSEAKRQNLMKKELAWLRRGAPARTAKPKFRIEAAENLIADEPPVRDKVALSQMATSRLGKQVVDVVEASVSYGERSVLRDIEWRIAPGERTGILGVNGAGKSTLLKLVTGDVLPTTGRVTRGKTVKFAVLDQQLADLHEFANERVNTVVSRYRSSYVSGGKELTPGQLLERLGFTTPQLQTAVKDLSGGQKRRLQLLLILLDEPNVLILDEPTNDLDTDMLAAMEDLLDTWPGTLLVVSHDRYLLERVTDMQYAVLDGVMRHLPGGVDQYLALRKEATDGAGEATDRPTATQGASASVAAAAKKSGLSGAEKRNAEKEMASLGRRIQKAAAERQELLDTFAAHDQNDYAGLGELQKKVAAVEARTEELESAWLVVSEKLEG; this is encoded by the coding sequence GTGGCCCATCTTCTCGGCGCTGAAGCGCTTCACCTCGAATTCCCCACCCGCGTCATCTTCGAGGGAGTCACCCTCGGCATCGACGAGGGCTCCCGGATCGGGGTGGTCGGGCGCAACGGCGACGGCAAGTCGACCCTGATGTCGCTCCTCGCCGGGCGGCTCGAGCCCGACTCCGGCCGCGTCACGCGGCGCCGCGGCATCACGATGGGCGTGCTCGACCAGCGCGACATCCTGCCGCTCGACGCGATCGTCTCCGATGTCATCGTCGGCGGCCGCGAGGAGCACGAGTGGGCGGGCGACAGCCGGATCCGCGACGTCATCTCCGGCCTCGCCACCGACATCCCCTGGGAGTCGACGATCGGCGACCTCTCGGGCGGGCAGCGCCGGCGGGTGGCGCTCGCCGCGCTCCTCGTGGGGGAGTGGGACGTCCTCTTCCTCGACGAGCCCACCAACCACCTCGACGTCGAGGGTGTCGCCTGGCTCGCGCAGCACCTCAAGCGCCGCTGGTCGCCCAACCAGGGCGCCCTCGTCGTCGTCACCCACGACCGGTGGTTCCTCGACGAGGTCTCCACCGACACCTGGGAGGTGCACGACGGCATCGTCGAACCCTTCGAGGGCGGCTACGCGGCGTACGTCCTGCAGCGCGTCGAGCGCGACCGCTCGGCCTTGGTCTCGGAGGCGAAGCGCCAGAACCTCATGAAGAAGGAGCTCGCCTGGCTCCGCCGCGGCGCCCCGGCCCGCACGGCCAAGCCGAAGTTCCGCATCGAGGCGGCCGAGAACCTCATCGCCGACGAGCCTCCGGTGCGCGACAAGGTCGCTCTCAGCCAGATGGCCACCTCGCGCCTCGGCAAGCAGGTCGTCGACGTGGTCGAGGCGTCCGTCTCCTACGGCGAGCGGAGCGTCCTCCGCGACATCGAGTGGCGCATCGCCCCCGGCGAGCGCACCGGCATCCTGGGCGTCAACGGTGCGGGCAAGTCGACGCTGCTGAAGCTCGTCACGGGCGACGTGCTGCCGACGACAGGCCGGGTCACCCGGGGCAAGACGGTCAAGTTCGCCGTCCTCGACCAGCAGCTGGCCGACCTGCACGAGTTCGCGAACGAGCGGGTCAACACCGTGGTCTCGCGCTATCGCTCCTCCTACGTCTCCGGCGGAAAGGAATTGACGCCCGGCCAGCTCCTCGAGCGCCTCGGCTTCACGACGCCGCAGCTCCAGACCGCCGTCAAAGACCTGAGCGGTGGCCAGAAGCGCCGGCTCCAGCTGCTGCTGATCCTGCTCGACGAGCCCAACGTGCTCATCCTCGACGAGCCCACCAACGACCTCGACACCGACATGCTCGCGGCGATGGAAGACCTCCTCGACACCTGGCCGGGCACGCTCCTCGTCGTCTCGCACGACCGCTACCTGCTCGAGCGCGTCACCGACATGCAGTACGCCGTGCTCGACGGGGTCATGCGGCACCTCCCCGGCGGTGTCGACCAGTACCTCGCACTCCGCAAGGAGGCGACGGACGGCGCCGGCGAGGCGACCGACCGCCCCACCGCGACTCAGGGCGCCTCCGCCTCCGTCGCGGCGGCCGCCAAGAAGTCGGGGCTGTCGGGCGCCGAGAAGCGCAACGCCGAGAAGGAGATGGCCTCGCTCGGTCGGCGGATCCAGAAGGCCGCCGCCGAACGGCAGGAGCTCCTCGACACCTTCGCCGCGCACGATCAGAACGACTACGCCGGCCTCGGCGAGCTCCAGAAGAAGGTCGCGGCCGTCGAGGCCCGCACCGAGGAGCTCGAGTCCGCCTGGCTCGTCGTGAGCGAGAAGCTCGAGGGTTAG
- a CDS encoding MogA/MoaB family molybdenum cofactor biosynthesis protein, with protein MTDTELRPHPRTALVVVASTSASLGNASDDTGPVIAEWLTERGFAVDETVVVADGEPVGRALVAGIAQGVSLIVTTGGTGVSPTDATPEVTLPLIDKRLLGVEEELRRRGSRHVVTALLSRGVVGVAGRSLVVNLPGSPGGVRDGLELLGEVVDHLLEQIVGGRGHSARGGQHG; from the coding sequence ATGACCGACACCGAACTCCGTCCCCACCCGCGCACGGCCCTCGTGGTCGTGGCCTCGACCTCCGCGTCGCTCGGCAACGCCTCCGACGACACCGGCCCCGTGATCGCGGAGTGGCTCACCGAGCGCGGCTTCGCCGTGGACGAGACCGTCGTCGTGGCCGACGGCGAACCGGTCGGGCGGGCCCTCGTCGCCGGCATCGCCCAGGGCGTCTCGCTGATCGTCACCACCGGCGGCACCGGGGTGTCGCCGACCGACGCGACGCCCGAGGTCACCCTGCCGCTCATCGACAAGCGCCTCCTCGGCGTGGAGGAGGAGCTCCGCCGCCGCGGCTCCCGCCACGTCGTCACCGCCCTCCTCAGCCGCGGCGTCGTCGGCGTCGCGGGCCGGAGCCTCGTGGTCAACCTGCCCGGTTCGCCGGGTGGCGTCCGCGACGGTCTCGAGCTCCTCGGGGAGGTCGTCGACCACCTCCTCGAACAGATCGTCGGCGGGCGCGGTCACAGTGCGCGGGGCGGGCAGCATGGCTGA
- a CDS encoding molybdenum cofactor biosynthesis protein MoaE yields the protein MADPRENAESRILLARVMLDELSVAHCADLVSSASAGAVVTFEGVVRDHDDGRGVEALEYEAHPSATAVLREVAVEIAHEHPAVAIAVEHRSGPLGIGDVALACAVASAHRAEAFAACGALVDRVKERVPIWKKQDFTDGSTEWVASLS from the coding sequence ATGGCTGACCCGCGCGAGAACGCCGAGTCCCGCATCCTGCTGGCCCGCGTCATGCTCGACGAGCTGTCGGTGGCGCACTGCGCCGACCTCGTGAGCAGCGCGTCGGCGGGAGCCGTCGTGACGTTCGAGGGCGTGGTCCGCGACCACGACGACGGTCGGGGCGTCGAGGCGCTCGAGTACGAGGCGCACCCGTCGGCGACGGCGGTGCTGCGCGAGGTGGCCGTCGAGATCGCGCACGAGCATCCTGCGGTCGCGATCGCGGTCGAGCACCGCTCGGGCCCGCTCGGCATCGGCGACGTGGCGCTCGCCTGCGCCGTCGCGAGCGCTCACCGCGCGGAGGCGTTCGCCGCCTGCGGCGCCCTGGTCGACCGCGTCAAGGAGCGCGTCCCGATCTGGAAGAAGCAGGACTTCACCGACGGCAGCACCGAGTGGGTCGCGTCGCTCTCGTAG
- a CDS encoding MarR family winged helix-turn-helix transcriptional regulator, giving the protein MPEDAAQDEVDRIVAAWNRERPDLDFTPLHVLSRVGRLAKHLDRARKAAFTASGLESWEFDVLSALRRAGAPYQLSPKALLTQTLVSSGTMTNRIDRLVERELVERRTDPRDGRGILVTMTRRGRTTVDVAIANLIEAERDLLGDLSGVEREQLSGLLRSLSLRLGA; this is encoded by the coding sequence ATGCCCGAAGACGCCGCGCAGGACGAGGTCGACCGGATCGTCGCCGCGTGGAATCGCGAGCGTCCCGACCTCGACTTCACGCCCCTCCACGTGCTGTCGCGCGTCGGCCGGCTGGCGAAGCACCTCGATCGTGCGCGCAAGGCCGCCTTCACCGCGAGCGGCCTCGAGTCGTGGGAGTTCGACGTCCTGAGCGCGCTGCGGAGAGCAGGAGCCCCGTACCAGCTCTCCCCGAAGGCCCTCCTCACGCAGACCCTCGTCTCCAGCGGCACCATGACCAACCGCATCGACCGACTGGTGGAGCGCGAACTCGTGGAGCGGCGGACCGACCCGCGCGACGGCCGGGGCATCCTGGTCACGATGACCCGGCGGGGACGCACCACGGTCGACGTCGCCATCGCGAACCTCATCGAGGCGGAGCGCGACCTGCTCGGCGATCTGTCGGGCGTCGAGCGGGAGCAGTTGTCGGGGCTCCTGCGCTCCCTGTCGCTGCGCCTCGGCGCCTGA